In Rhodospirillales bacterium, the DNA window GGTTGTTCTTGCGTTTGCGGCCATTGCGGTGGACGCAGCGGCGGGCTCACGCCTTGGACCCGACAGCTCGGTTTTCCTCGCCCAATCGAAGGGCAAGGGCGGCGGCACGCCCCCCGGACAGGGCGGCGAACCGCCTGGCGGCGGCGGTCCGCCCGGGGGCGATCCGCCGGGCCAGGGCGGCACGCCCCCTGGTCAAGGCGGCACGCCTCCCGGGCAGCAGGACCAGCCCGGGACTCCCTCGACTCCCGCGACCGATCATGAATCCGGCGTGCACGGAACGCGCGGCCGCGACAGCAGCGGCTTCGGTTCGCCGTCAGGTCTGCGCGGACTCGATCCGGTTCCGCAAGGCCGCTGAAAAACCGTTCGCCTGATCCGATCCGCGAAAATCCCGGACCGGATTTTTCCTCGGTCCGCCGGGCTGCATATATACATTAATATCAAGTAGTTATGGACAGGTAATCCGGCCGGGCGCCTTCAGGCGCCGTTTTTTGACCCGGCTTGGGATTTGTTCCGCCCCATCAGGGCCGCAAAACGCCCGTTTCGGTAACGGCTTATCAACCATTGGGCGGCATTCTGGCGCGAGTGCAAGACCCCTGGAGATTCGGACAATGACCATCAACTTGAGCCTCCCTTCCTCCGACGCGCCCGCCGCGACAGACCCGGCCGAGCTGCGCCCACGCATCACCGTCCTCGGCATCGGCGGCGCCGGCGGCAACGCCGTCAACAACATGATCCGCCTCGAGCTTCAGGGAGTCGATTTCATCGTCGCCAACACGGATGCCCAAGCCTTGCGCCACTCGCGCGCCGAGAAACGCATTCAGCTCGGCGTCGGCATCACCCAGGGTCTCGGCGCCGGCGCGCGCCCCGATTTGGGGCGCGCGGCGGCCGAAGAAGCGCTCGAACGGATCGTCGAGGAGGTCAAGGGCACGCACATGGCGTTCATCGCCGCCGGCCTCGGCGGCGGCACCGGCACCGGCGCCGCGCCGATCATCGCCAAGGCATGCCGCGACAACGGCATCCTCACCGTCGGCGTGGTCACCAAGCCGTTCCAGTTCGAAGGCCCCAACCGCATGCGCCTCGCCGATGCGGGGCTGCAGGAATTGGAGAGCCACGTCGACACCCTGATCGTCATTCCCAACCAGAATCTCTTCCGCATCGCCAACGAGAAGACCACCTTCGCCGACGCCTTCGCCATCGCCGACGACGTGCTCTATTCCGGCGTACGCAGCGTCACCGATCTGATGGTGATGCCCGGCCTCATCAACCTCGATTTCGCCGACGTGCGCTCGGTGATGAGCGAAATGGGCAAGGCGATGATGGGTACCGGCGAGTCGGAAGGCGAACGCCGCGCGCTCGACGCCGCCGAAGCCGCCATCGCCAACCCGCTGATCGACGACGCCTCGATGAAAGGCGCGCGCGGGGTGCTGATCAACATCACCGGCGGGCGCGACATGACGCTGTTCGAGGTTGACGAAGCCGCCAACCGCATCCGCGCCGAGGTGGACGAAGATGCCCACATCATTTTCGGCGCGGCCTACGACGAATCCCTCGAAGGCCGCATCCGCGTGTCCGTGGTCGCGACCGGCATCCGTTCGGCCGCAGCCGCCGCGCCCAAGCCGGCCGAACCGAGACTCTCGATCCTCGAGCGTCTCCAAGCCATCCGCCCAATGCCGGTATCCGCGCCCGCGCCCGTCTCCAAAATCGAACCGCGCGTGGAACCGGCGATGACGGCGC includes these proteins:
- the ftsZ gene encoding cell division protein FtsZ yields the protein MTINLSLPSSDAPAATDPAELRPRITVLGIGGAGGNAVNNMIRLELQGVDFIVANTDAQALRHSRAEKRIQLGVGITQGLGAGARPDLGRAAAEEALERIVEEVKGTHMAFIAAGLGGGTGTGAAPIIAKACRDNGILTVGVVTKPFQFEGPNRMRLADAGLQELESHVDTLIVIPNQNLFRIANEKTTFADAFAIADDVLYSGVRSVTDLMVMPGLINLDFADVRSVMSEMGKAMMGTGESEGERRALDAAEAAIANPLIDDASMKGARGVLINITGGRDMTLFEVDEAANRIRAEVDEDAHIIFGAAYDESLEGRIRVSVVATGIRSAAAAAPKPAEPRLSILERLQAIRPMPVSAPAPVSKIEPRVEPAMTAPAPIAQVPVAEVPVAPAMASNLAAEVKAEAVMADEAAELVPPPACESVEALAEAVL